GAAGCCGGTGGACTGATGTATTACGACGGGGCAAATGCCAACGCAATTATGGGATACGCGCGGCCGGGCGACATGGGATTCGATCTGATGCACCTCAACACGCACAAGACATTTACCATTCCGCATGGTGGAGGCGGGGCCGGACACGGCCCGCTTGGCGTTGCGCCGCACCTCGTTGACTATTTGCCGGTTCCCGTGGTGGTGCGCGACGGTTCGAGCTACCGGCTCGATTTCGACCGGCCCATGTCGATCGGACCGATGCGCTCCTTCTGGTCAAACTTCGCACATACCGTACGTGCTCTTGCGTATCTGTATGCGAACGGCGCCGAAGGACTCAAGCGCGTTTCGGAGCTCGCGGTGCTCAATGCCAACTATCTGCGGGTGAAAGTCGCCGAGTTTTTGGAAACGCCGTATCCCGAGCACTGCCGGCACGAATTCGTTGTGTCCGCACAACAACTCAAAAAAGAGCACGGCGTGCGCGCGCTCGACATCGCGAAGGCATTGCTCGATTACGGCTTCATGGCGCCGACGATGTATTTTCCGCTGCTGGTTCCAGAATGCTTGATGGTGGAACCGACCGAAACTGAATCGAAAGAGACGCTCGACGAGTTCGTGGCCGCGCTGCGCGAAATCGTCAGCAAAGCTCAAAGCGATCCGCAAGCGCTCTTCGATGCTCCCATCACCACCGCCGTGGGTCGCGTGGACGAAACGCGGGCCGCGCGCCAACCGGATCTGCGCTGGCGGCCATCGTAGCGCCGCCTCCGCAGCTAGATGAGGGCCCGGCGGGAGCTGTCTGCCGGGCCCTCTCCGCTCCCTGAAGGAGCCCGCGCCATTTCCGCCGCCCCGGTCACGCCTCCTTGAAAAGTTGACGCGCCTCAACTTTTTTTGCTAGGGTAGGCAGGACTCAGCAGAACCTGGCCGTAGAAAGGTGACCCTAGTCATTAAGACGGGTCACTTTTCTTATGCGGAGTTCTTCGTGCTATCTACCCTGATCGCCGATTTTCGTGCCCGGGCGCCCTTGGCGCGCGAAGCTTCGGAGATGGCGGCGCTCCTCGGAGCGACGGCCGCCGAGATGCACACCCTGCCGTCGCTTCCGCGGCGGTCAGGCGGATATACGCGCACCTGTGCCTATCAGGATTCCACTTTTGAGCTGCTGCTGCTCAACTGGGCCGCCGGCGCCGAGTCGGCGATCCACGATCACGGCGACCAGCATTGCTGGATGCTGGTCCTCTCGGGCCGGCTCGAAGTCTGCGACTTCGACCGGCTCGACTCGGGCGAGTCGGCCGGCTATGCCCATGTCGAACCGGGCCCACGCCGCCTTCTCGCGGCCGGTGAGATGGATCTTCGCTCGGGGCGCTTCGATTTGCACAGCGTGCGAAGCGCCGACCGGAGCCCGGCCGTCACGTTGCACGTTTACTCGGGGCCGCTGCGCGAGTTCCTTACCTACGACCCGAGCGCCCGCCGATGCACCAGCGTTGTCAGCGTCTACGACGAGGTGCTCTCCTCCGCAAAGCTGGTGCGCGGATGAGCGAGCTCGACGTCGCGATCGTCGGTGGCGGATTTACCGGGTGTGCGATTGCCGCAAACCTCGCGCGACGCGCGAACCAGGCATTTTCGCTCGCGATCTTCGAACCCGGCTCGCTCGGGCGAGGCGCCGCCTACGGTAGCGCCCACCGCGAGCATTTGCTCAATACGCGGGCGGCGCAGATGAGTATCAATAGCGCGGTTTCGGATGACTTCGTTCGGTGGCTCGGATCTCGCGGTGGGCCTCACGATTTCGTTTCACGTCGTCTCTACGGCGATTACGTCGGGGATACGGTCCGCAAAGCGCTCGAGCGCCCTCGCTTCGCTCACGTTACCGAACGCGTCGCCGCATTACGCCGGCAGAAAGAGCGTTACATCCTCCATACGAGCTCCGGCAAACGTTTCATGGCGCGCACCGTTGTGCTCGCCACCGGAAATCCGCTTCCATACGATGGATTTCTGCCGCGGGAAGTGCACGGGCGCGGAGGTTACGTTGCAGATCCGTGGCGTTTCGACTACAGCGCCGTCAGCGGTGAAGTGCTCGTGGTTGGTTCGGGACTCACCGCGTTGGATGTCTTGGTCGCGCTCAAAGCGTGCGGCCATCGCGGGAGGGTGCACGTTCTTTCCCGCCATGGCCGCTTTCCGCAAGTGCATGCCGACGCGGCATCGTACGACGTCGTTCCGGCGCTCGATAGCAGCAGCGCCCAGGCATTGTTACGCAGTTTTCGTTACCATCTCCAGGAAGCCGAGCGACGCGGCTTCGATTGGCGCGCGGTCATCGACGTCATTCGCCCCGAATCGGAAGCGATCTGGAGGCGCGTACCGGTGCGGGAGCAGCGCCGTTTCGAACGGCATCTTCGCACGCGCTGGGAGCGTCATCGTCACCGCGCTCCACGCGAGGTAGACGCGGTGCGTGACGAATACGCGCGTTCGGGCCGCCTTCGCGTCTATGCGGGGCAACTGCTTCGCAGCGTCGGCGACCGAATAACGATCGGCACGCGCGACGGCCACGTGCACGACCTTCAGCCGGCCTGGATTGTCAACTGTTCGGGTGTCGGACGAATTGGCTCGTTGGCGCAAGACCCGCTGATCGGCACGATGCTCGCTGGCGGCGCCATTTCGCCCGACGCGCGCGGTATGGGCTTGCGCGTCACACCGAAGCTGGAAGCAATCAACGCCGCCGGCAATGCGGTCGCGAATCTGTGGATCGTCGGACCGACGGTCCGAGGTTCGCGCTTCGAGGCCACCGCGGTACCGGAACTGCGCGTCATGGCCGAGTCGGTAGCGTCGCAAATCGCGGCGGCTGCGCGGACGGAGCAACCGGTTCTCGAGGTCAACGGGAGACGATGAAACACTTCCACTCCAAATTCATTGCGATTGGGCTCGTCGCCGCGTTGGCCGCGTGTAGCGGTGGCGGCTTGCCAAACGGACCGGTCGTGAACTCGCCCGGTCAGGGCTCCGGCGGATCGTCGCCAAAACTCGTCAACGTCAAGGTGAGCGTCACCGTTCCGTCGGCAGCGCGACAGCGAATTCGGCCTGATTACATTTCGGTCAACACGCGCTCGTTGGTAATTCAGTTAGCTTCGGTTGACGGTAAAGGCGTCACCGGGGCCAACCCGGTGACGATCGAGACGGCGCCGCACGCGAAAAACTGCGCTGCCGGTCGCGATGGTCTCGTCTGCACGGGCATCGCCTCGGGATCGCCGGGTCAAGACGTCTTTGCAGTCACGACCTACGAGGCGGCCGGCGCGACGGGCGCAGTTCTCTCGGTCGGAACAGTGCAGGCGAACATAGCCCCCAGCGGCGGCGGCGTGCCGATAACCAATCAGCTTTCGCTCGCTCTGGCCGGCGTCATTGCGTCGCTCGAGCTTTCACTCACACCGAACGCCGCGAAGCGCGGCGCGCCGGCAACCTCACAAGTATCGCTCCAGGCGTTTGACGCAAGCGGCGCGCAAATCGTCGGTCCCAGCGACTTTGAATCCCCGATTACGCTCGCCGTACAGGGCGACACGGAGAATGCTTTTGCCCTGCGTGCCGCTGGCCGTTCCGGGCCGACGCTCAGCATCGGGAGACCGACTTCGAACATCACGTTGCGATACGACGGCAATGCGCAGGCGGCATCGGTAACCATTGCAGCGACCGTCGACGGACCATCGATCAGCGCGAGCGCGAACTTTACGCTGCGCGGCAAGACCCCTCCGCCTCCGATCGGCACGATCTACGCCCTTAACTTCGGTTCGTCTGCCGGTCTCGGCGCGACGGTGACCGAGTACGACGGTAAAGCCAGCGGCGATGCCGCGCCCGAGCGCACGCTCGAACTTAGCTCTAAACTCTACGCGCGCAGTATAGCCGTTGACGCGCAGGGTGACCTTTTCGTGGGTTACTTCGATAACGAGTTTGGTTTCTCGCCCTCGAGTGGAGCGCCCGACAAAGGCAATGAGATCGCGGTCTTCGCCCCGGACGCCGAAGGCAATGCCTCGCCCGTCGCCGTCATTACGGCCGACAAGACTAGCAAGACGACGATCTTTCCCGCGTATCTGGCCTTCGACCCATCGGGGAATCTCGTCACTTACGGCGCGAGCGCGGTAGACGGCAATGCCGGCAACAACGCGGTTCTTACCTATTCGGCGGAAAGCGAGGGCGCGACCGCGCCGCTCGATGCATTTGGTTTTGTTTCGCCGACGCTCTTCTACGCCGGTCCGACCGGGCTCGCTATCGACGGCAGCGGAAACTTCTACGTGAACGGAGCGTTGCATACGTCGCTCGGACCGGACGACGGACTCTTCGTCGCGCCGGCGTCCGACGCCGACAATCCCGCTGTGAATCCGTCGCGCACCATTCCGTGGGACTCGACAACGCGACTCGAGCTCGGTCTCACCACCGACGTTGCGTTGGATTCGAGTGGCGAGATATTTATCGGCACGACGACGACGCAGGGCAGCGGAAGTTCCACCTCATGTCAGGCCCATGCCAACGTCTATTCCGCGGGAGCGTCGGGGGGCGTTACCGACGTTCCGCCCTTGCGTTCGCTCACGCTGACCGGCGTTTTTACGCAGAATCCTGAGTGCAACTCGTCGCGCGATCCACTGACGCCATACTTTCCCTCGATCGAACTCTACGGTTCCACCCTCTTCGTTGCTGACGATTTCAACAACGCTATCGATGCGTTCCAATCGTCAGCGCACGGAGTGGTCGAGCCGCACCTGAAGATCGCGGGGGACGCAACGGGGCTGAATGCGCCCGTTGCGCTAGTCATCACATCGCTTTCCGGACGGGAGCGGTCCGGGATCATTCCTAGAGCCCACTTTCGCCAATAAGGAAAACGATAATGAGAAGACTCCTCGCTCCGCTGGTTTTTGCCGGCGTTCCTGCGATGTTGCTTAGCGCGTGCAACGGTAGCGGTGCCGGTTCGGGCATTGCCGCGATTCCGAGTGGTGCCGCGACATCGGCGCATCACTCGCGACTGCATCACAACGATAACGGTCCACAAGATCTGCACGCCGGCGGCGCCGACATCCCGGCATACGCGTATAACTTAGGAAATCAGCCCGTCGGATATTACAATAACCCCCAGGCGCCGCCGGGTGAGGGCTCACTCCTCTACGCGGCACCGACCCAGGGCACCGTCTACTACTGCCTTACGAGCAGCACCGACGGCCGCCATGCCTTTGAGGGTTACGAAGACTCAGGATATCCGCCAACGGGGCCGTGCGCCGCATTAGGCGACGCGGCAACCGGTTTTGGCGGACGCCAGGATCCGCTCGACTTCGTCGGAACGGCCGTCGCGCTCGCGTCGACGGAATGCTGCGGCTCGTCGACGCCATATGCGCAAAATCGTCTACAAGGCACCGTGACGTGGGGACAACCGTTCGAATTCCCGCAAATCGGCGGCAATATTGTCTACGGGTATCGTCCGCAAGACTTCAAGGCCAACGTTAGCGAGATCAAGCTTTCGACGTGGAGCTATTGCGCTATCGCCAACGGAACGGTAAGCGATTGGAACGATCCGGCGATTACGGCAGACAACGG
This Candidatus Eremiobacterota bacterium DNA region includes the following protein-coding sequences:
- the gcvPB gene encoding aminomethyl-transferring glycine dehydrogenase subunit GcvPB, which codes for MSQHTSEKLIFELGQEGRANRYFEEGKPLETFLPQASLRKDLPLPDNSELEVVRHYTRLSQRTFGIDLGFYPLGSCTMKYNPRVNDAIASRREFAELHPFAPDELAQGALQIMYELERSLSSLFGMAAFSLNPSAGAHAELGALLIAKKFFKKRGETARDKVIVPDTAHGTNPASAAMCGFKVVSLPSDERGRVNVAEVRKVLGSDTAVCMMTNPNTLGLFENEIADIAAAVHEAGGLMYYDGANANAIMGYARPGDMGFDLMHLNTHKTFTIPHGGGGAGHGPLGVAPHLVDYLPVPVVVRDGSSYRLDFDRPMSIGPMRSFWSNFAHTVRALAYLYANGAEGLKRVSELAVLNANYLRVKVAEFLETPYPEHCRHEFVVSAQQLKKEHGVRALDIAKALLDYGFMAPTMYFPLLVPECLMVEPTETESKETLDEFVAALREIVSKAQSDPQALFDAPITTAVGRVDETRAARQPDLRWRPS
- a CDS encoding cysteine dioxygenase family protein; translation: MTLVIKTGHFSYAEFFVLSTLIADFRARAPLAREASEMAALLGATAAEMHTLPSLPRRSGGYTRTCAYQDSTFELLLLNWAAGAESAIHDHGDQHCWMLVLSGRLEVCDFDRLDSGESAGYAHVEPGPRRLLAAGEMDLRSGRFDLHSVRSADRSPAVTLHVYSGPLREFLTYDPSARRCTSVVSVYDEVLSSAKLVRG
- a CDS encoding FAD/NAD(P)-binding protein, with translation MSELDVAIVGGGFTGCAIAANLARRANQAFSLAIFEPGSLGRGAAYGSAHREHLLNTRAAQMSINSAVSDDFVRWLGSRGGPHDFVSRRLYGDYVGDTVRKALERPRFAHVTERVAALRRQKERYILHTSSGKRFMARTVVLATGNPLPYDGFLPREVHGRGGYVADPWRFDYSAVSGEVLVVGSGLTALDVLVALKACGHRGRVHVLSRHGRFPQVHADAASYDVVPALDSSSAQALLRSFRYHLQEAERRGFDWRAVIDVIRPESEAIWRRVPVREQRRFERHLRTRWERHRHRAPREVDAVRDEYARSGRLRVYAGQLLRSVGDRITIGTRDGHVHDLQPAWIVNCSGVGRIGSLAQDPLIGTMLAGGAISPDARGMGLRVTPKLEAINAAGNAVANLWIVGPTVRGSRFEATAVPELRVMAESVASQIAAAARTEQPVLEVNGRR